TACTTCCGAGCTTGCTGATACGGCTCTGCACTGCTTTCAGGATGCGGTCCGCCGCCTGCTGCAGGTTCGTGGCACGTTTGTTTTGCGCCTCCTGCAGGGCCACCTTCTTCGACTCAAACGCGCTGTAAATCTCCTCGCGCTTTACCGCCAGTTGCTCTATAAACTCATCAAAGTCCGGAAACTTCCCCTCCAGCTCCTCCAGTTGCACCATCAGCTTGGCCAGGTAATCCTCGCACTTCTGAGGCGTATCGCATACATCCAGGTAACTGATCACGCTTTGGCTGATCAGCTTTAGCTGCGAACTGAACTCCGCCTTCCCCTCCCGGCTCAGTAGCTCTTTGCGCTTGCGTTTGAGGGTAGCCTTGGTTTGGTTGAAGGTGCTGTAAATACCGGAGATGGTATCAATGATGCTGGTTGTCTGGGTGGCATCCTCTATTTTGAGGTTGCTCACAATGTCGATCAGCATTTCCAGCTCGGTTGCCACACCCGTAATTTCTTTATCGATGGCATCAGCCTCCACCACCTTTGTTACGGTGTCGATGGCAGCATTCAGGTGCTGCACCCGCTGCTCGTAGGGCTGCAACGCATCCGGCTTCAGCAGGAAGGTAACGGTGGCATTGGCCATGTTCTGGGCAAAGTCCAGTAATTGCGCCTCGTATGCCTCGATCTTCATCAGATCGGCATACCGCAGGTCGCGCAACGATACCACCTCTCCGCGCAGCGTTCGCAGCTCCGCCAGATATTTCACATAATCGTTAATGTGTTCTGCCTTCTGAAGCTTGAGTGTATTGATCAGTGCTTCTGCCTGCCCCAGTACCCCCTCCACCTGCTCTTTAGTACTTTTGCGGATGCTCAGCACTTTCTCATACTCATCAACTGCCGCAGTGGCCGTCTGCCGGATACCTCCCAGCGGTGCCGCCAAGTTAAAAGTTTCCTTGCGGCTCAGCCAATGGTAAGAATCCAGCACATTGGTGGTGAGCTTGATCAGGTCCAGGTATAAATTGGTGTAAGAATCCTCCTTCTGCAGCAGCGACAGCAACTCGGTGCACTCGGCCATGGCGCGCACAATTTCCTTATTCCCGATCTTGTACAAGTATGATTCCTGCGTAACCGGGATGCTGTAGTTCGGCCCAATGTAGGGCGTCTGCCAAATCTGCACCGCATGGTGCTTCTGCGGCTCCTCATCTGCCTTAAAGTAGTTCAGCTCGCCGTTCTCGAAAATGGCATAGCCGTGGCAGATGATCGGCGTTTCGATTTTCTGGTTGATCAGGTTGTAAGAGAGCAGCAGGTACGTACCCTGCTCCTTGTTGTAGAACACGTATAGAAAATCCTCCCCGTTCGGCGACACAATGCGCTTCTCGAACAGCATGTCCCGCAGGTTGTTGTCGAACTCCTTGTACTCCCCCGTCTGCAGGTAGTAGCCATAAGGGTAAATGATGCCCTGGTTGTCGGGCAGCAGCACGCAGCTCTGCTCCAGCGCATCAATCCGACGTGCCTCTTTCAGCTTATAGTTGAAAACGAAATAGCGGTAGTTGTTTTCGCGGTAAGGTCGGATCTTTAGAAGTATGATATTGCCGATGATGGCATAGTAGATCTCCGAATCGTCCAGCGACTGGTCTTTGTCCTCCACTTCTTCGGAGTAAATGCCGTGGCCGGAATCGGTGTTGTCTTCTACTTTGATAGTTAAATCACCGCCAAGCGTTTCCACGAAAACCTTGTCTTCGATCGACACATGCGGGTATTTCCCTTTGCGCTGCGACTCCCGCACCGTGCGCTTCCAGGTAAAGTCGTGCTGGTTGGGAAACACGTACTCGTGGTCGCTGCGGTTATCGAGGTACACCAGTTCGTTCCCCTGAACCAGCCACTTGAACGTCTTGATATCGCTGGCGCTTTTGCCCACCCGGAACACCATAAACAGGTGCGTACCAATTAGCGCGAACTTCACGAACTGGGTGTTCTTGTAATACTTGTATAGCTTCTGGAAATCCTCTTTAAAGGTCTGGTCTCCTATCAGCTCCAGCGACTGCTCTTTGAAGGTGTGGCCTGCATACGTATAAACGCCAAACACATCGCTCAGCTCCACCTCCGACTTCAGGCCAATGTGCACGTTGTAGCCAAAGAGCATGTTAAAGCCAACAGGCACCATGTCCCAGGCCACGCAGTTATTTTCGGTGGTGATGCGGTCGGTGGCCAGCAGTTTTGTCTCGATGGCACCAAATACTTTTTTGCGCTCCTGGTTCAGCTGATCCAGTTGGGTGCGCAACTCGCTGCCGCTTTTCTGCAGGCGGTTCCGGAGTATCTCATAGGTACCTCCCTCCAACTGCACGATTTCTTCGGCAACCGGCTGTGTGGGGACTGTGGTATTATCTTCCATTGTTTGGAGGAATGGATATTGTTAAAGTTTGTTTTGTCATGGAAATAGAATTGTCCCCTTGAGGGGATCACAGGGGCGTTTACATCAGTGAATCTTACATCTATAATTCATGTTCCTGTCTCTCCAGTATCCTGTACTCTATTGTGCGCAGAACATTTTGTATGTCTTTCTTCACTTCTAAATCATCAAAGCGCAGAAAGCTTAGCCCGTACTGCTCCAGTTCAAATTGGCGTTTGTCATCATAGCTTACTTTGTGCTCATGGCTGTTACCATCTACCTCGATGGCTAATCTCAATTCGTGGCAATAAAAATCAACTATAAAATTCAGCATTGGCACCTGACGGTGAAATTGTACATCATGCATCTTCCCTTCCTTGATTTCCTGCCACAGTAGGACTTCTGTAAGAGTGCTGTTCTTTCTGAGTTCTCTAGCTTTCTCTTTCAGGTCCTTTCTGTATGGGATACTGCTATTCTTTGAATTCATACCTCCCAGTGTCAAAACCAACTGATGTAAACACCCCTACGGTCCCCTCAAGGGGACAATTCTTACTGTAGGAATTTATAAGGTAGAGGCACGAAACTCTGTGCCTCTACGCCTACAAACAGCTAACTTAATTCAATGAGATATAAGGCTTATCAGCGATGCCCATGGCGGTTGCGGCGCTGGTAAGCTGCTTTAGGGTGCTGAGCGTGCTTTCGTCATCAGCACTGTTCTGCATCATCTTCAGTAGCAGGGCTGATACGCTTAGATTGCGTACATCATCTGAGGTCATGCCGAACTGGTTAATGAAGCGCTGCAGGTTTGTCTTGAAGTCCACGTGGCCGTTGCTGTCTGGCTGGAAGAAGGTGTCTTTTACCGTCTCCAGCACCCGGCTGTTGCTCACCAGCCTGTCTACCGACTTGCCCTTGGAGATAGAGCCGATGATCTGGTCGAAGAACATCGTTTCGCCACCCACAATATCGATCTTCGCAGCTTTCAGGGCTTCGGATATTACCTCGGCCTGCGATGCGGCGATGTCTTTCTGGATGTTGATTTGCGCCAGCTCGATCGACTTCTCTTTGTCGAGGCGCAGCTTGAACTCCTCGTGATCCTTGCCCACGCCATCCAGTTTGCGCATAGCATCGGCTTTCGCTTCTATGCCTTTGGCATCCACCGTAAACTTCTCGCCGATTACGCGTGCCTCGGCCAGTCCGCGCTTCTCTTCCGCTGCGGCCAGATTCTCCACCACGCTGGCATCGGCCAATCCTTTTTCCTTGGCTATTTTGGCGGCTACCATGCCTACCTGCTCGTCGGCTTCGGCTTGTGCTTTGGCTTTGGCAATGATCACCATCGCCTCTGCTTCGCCTTCTTTCTGCCTTGCCTGCGCTTTCGCCTCCATCACCTGGGCCTCGGACAAGCCGATGGCAGCAGCCTGTGTGGCTTCGGCTTCAGCCAT
Above is a window of Pontibacter akesuensis DNA encoding:
- a CDS encoding endonuclease domain-containing protein — protein: MNSKNSSIPYRKDLKEKARELRKNSTLTEVLLWQEIKEGKMHDVQFHRQVPMLNFIVDFYCHELRLAIEVDGNSHEHKVSYDDKRQFELEQYGLSFLRFDDLEVKKDIQNVLRTIEYRILERQEHEL